A single genomic interval of Spirosoma taeanense harbors:
- the coaE gene encoding dephospho-CoA kinase (Dephospho-CoA kinase (CoaE) performs the final step in coenzyme A biosynthesis.), with the protein MKAPLQIGVTGGIGSGKSLVCRVFRALGIPVYEADERAKWLTEHDPILKADIIRVLGPNAYDPIGRYDRAWVASQVFSDPVLLSRLNAVIHPRVAADTLGWTNEHAAQPYVIKEAALMGAAGANNTLHKVVVVQAPATLRIERIRLRDPFRSDQEISNIINRQVSDAERLSIADYVLENDERQLLLPQIMALHHEFLRQAAEQRVTRR; encoded by the coding sequence ATGAAAGCTCCCCTGCAGATTGGCGTAACGGGCGGTATTGGGTCGGGCAAGAGCCTGGTATGCCGTGTATTCCGTGCCCTCGGTATTCCGGTTTATGAAGCCGATGAACGCGCGAAATGGCTTACGGAACACGACCCTATCCTGAAAGCAGACATAATCCGGGTGCTGGGACCCAATGCATATGACCCAATCGGGCGTTATGACCGGGCCTGGGTGGCGTCGCAGGTATTTTCTGATCCTGTCTTACTGTCCCGGCTCAATGCCGTTATTCACCCCCGCGTGGCCGCCGATACATTGGGCTGGACGAATGAGCACGCAGCCCAGCCTTACGTGATCAAGGAAGCCGCCCTGATGGGAGCCGCCGGCGCCAATAATACGCTGCACAAAGTGGTTGTTGTACAGGCCCCTGCAACATTGCGTATCGAGCGGATTCGCCTGCGCGACCCGTTCCGCTCCGATCAGGAAATTAGCAACATCATCAACCGCCAGGTCAGCGACGCTGAGCGGCTCAGTATCGCTGATTACGTACTCGAAAACGACGAAAGGCAGTTATTGCTTCCACAAATTATGGCGTTGCACCACGAATTTTTGCGACAGGCAGCCGAACAGCGCGTTACCAGACGGTAG
- a CDS encoding DUF4136 domain-containing protein, with protein MKQFLMVAGLLTVIYSCSPRVTVDSNSRVNFNKYKTFAWMDSDVKAGQNPLYYNQLATESVENTMAKVLQDKGLQQVESRPDLLVGYHFFVEDKTRTVAQPVSPIYGPYLGWGRWGYAGWGPGWWGWGGQQYVQQEYQSGTLVVDMVDARTHQLVWRGSIQNAVADPARITAQLTREVERITEKFPDRNS; from the coding sequence ATGAAACAATTCCTGATGGTAGCTGGATTACTGACCGTAATCTATAGCTGTTCCCCCCGGGTAACTGTCGATAGCAACAGCCGGGTTAACTTTAACAAGTATAAAACATTTGCCTGGATGGATTCCGATGTTAAGGCAGGACAAAATCCATTGTACTACAACCAGCTGGCAACAGAGAGCGTCGAAAATACGATGGCAAAAGTTCTGCAGGATAAGGGCCTTCAACAAGTTGAATCGCGCCCGGATCTGCTGGTGGGTTATCACTTCTTTGTTGAAGACAAAACACGCACCGTCGCACAGCCTGTTTCGCCAATCTATGGTCCTTACTTAGGCTGGGGTCGATGGGGTTATGCGGGCTGGGGCCCCGGCTGGTGGGGCTGGGGCGGACAGCAGTACGTTCAGCAGGAGTATCAGTCCGGTACGTTGGTAGTTGATATGGTCGATGCCCGCACGCACCAGTTAGTGTGGCGGGGCTCTATTCAGAACGCCGTTGCTGATCCGGCCCGGATTACTGCGCAACTGACCCGCGAAGTGGAACGAATCACCGAGAAATTCCCCGATCGGAATAGCTAG
- a CDS encoding nucleotidyltransferase family protein: protein MQPTLLILAAGMGSRYGGIKQLDQFGPNGETIMDYSLFDAIRAGFGKVVFIIREELRADFKEIFGKKLAGKIEVDYAIQALNSYVPAEVGEVVRTKPWGTGHAMLCAKNHVDTPFAVINADDFYGFEAFQLISDFLKTNTDDQLHAMVGYEVKNTLSENGSVSRGVCDVGENGNLASVIERTKIYEKDGQIVFEEADGLTPLAPDTPVSMNFWGFKPSVFPLVQHQFESYAIANINAPKAEFYIPTVMTNLIQTNTGNCKVFRSRSAWFGVTYPEDKPTVQAALRNLHDEGTYPTTLWP, encoded by the coding sequence ATGCAACCTACCCTTCTGATCCTGGCAGCCGGTATGGGCAGCCGTTATGGTGGTATCAAGCAGCTCGACCAGTTCGGGCCGAACGGCGAAACCATCATGGATTATTCGTTATTTGACGCTATCCGAGCCGGTTTTGGCAAGGTGGTGTTCATCATTCGGGAAGAACTCCGCGCCGATTTTAAAGAAATATTTGGTAAAAAGTTGGCCGGTAAAATCGAGGTGGATTATGCCATTCAGGCATTGAATTCATATGTACCGGCTGAGGTAGGAGAAGTCGTCCGGACAAAACCGTGGGGAACGGGCCATGCTATGCTCTGCGCCAAAAACCACGTTGACACGCCGTTTGCCGTTATCAATGCCGACGATTTTTATGGTTTCGAAGCGTTCCAGCTAATCAGCGACTTCCTGAAGACCAATACCGACGATCAGCTTCACGCTATGGTCGGCTACGAAGTAAAAAATACCCTGTCGGAGAATGGGTCGGTGTCGCGGGGCGTATGCGACGTAGGCGAAAATGGTAACCTGGCGTCGGTAATCGAGCGGACAAAAATCTACGAGAAAGACGGGCAGATTGTTTTCGAAGAAGCCGATGGATTAACCCCACTGGCACCCGACACGCCAGTTTCTATGAATTTCTGGGGTTTCAAACCCTCTGTTTTTCCGCTGGTTCAGCACCAGTTTGAAAGCTACGCCATTGCCAACATCAATGCGCCCAAGGCCGAGTTTTATATTCCGACCGTGATGACGAATCTGATTCAGACCAACACGGGCAACTGCAAGGTGTTTCGTAGCCGCTCGGCCTGGTTTGGCGTCACTTACCCGGAAGATAAGCCAACTGTTCAGGCTGCGCTCCGGAACCTGCATGACGAAGGAACTTATCCGACAACGCTCTGGCCCTAA
- a CDS encoding homogentisate 1,2-dioxygenase, with translation MPFYHSLGQIPAKRHTQFAMPNKAGLYYEQLFGTIGFDGMSSLLYHIHRPTMVREVLESVDVTPKLAVAKNMLARKLIGFKVEPIITTAPDDFLESRVPLLVNNDLIIGLAAPRRGLTTYFYKNADADELLFVHRGSGRLRTLFGSLDFGYGDYLVIPRGMIYQIEFETSEQPRLLYVESHSPIYTPKRYRNHFGQMLEHAPFCERDIRRPQSLETHDEIGDFLIKIKKQGALHSLVYASHPFDVVGWDGYNYPYAFNIQNFEPITGRVHQPPPVHQTFQTDTFVVCSFVPRLFDYHPKAIPAPYNHSNIDSDEMIYYVDGDFMSRNDIAPGHITLHPGGIPHGPAPGAMERSIGKKETVEYAVMVDTFRPLMITEQALAIDDGTYYKSWLE, from the coding sequence ATGCCTTTTTATCATTCACTCGGTCAGATTCCAGCTAAGCGGCACACGCAGTTTGCCATGCCGAACAAGGCTGGATTGTATTACGAACAACTGTTCGGAACCATCGGCTTCGATGGCATGTCGTCGCTGCTGTATCATATTCACCGCCCGACCATGGTTCGCGAAGTTCTGGAAAGCGTGGACGTAACGCCAAAGCTGGCTGTGGCGAAGAATATGCTGGCGCGTAAGTTGATCGGCTTTAAGGTTGAGCCAATTATAACCACTGCGCCCGACGATTTTCTGGAGAGTCGGGTGCCGCTGCTGGTCAACAACGATCTCATCATCGGGCTGGCGGCTCCGCGCCGGGGCCTGACAACGTATTTCTATAAAAATGCCGATGCCGATGAGCTGCTATTTGTTCATCGCGGCTCAGGGCGGCTCCGGACGCTGTTTGGCTCACTCGACTTTGGTTATGGCGATTATCTGGTCATCCCGCGCGGCATGATCTATCAGATTGAGTTCGAGACTTCCGAGCAGCCGCGGTTATTATACGTGGAGTCGCACTCGCCTATCTATACGCCCAAACGGTACCGCAACCACTTCGGGCAGATGCTCGAACACGCGCCGTTCTGCGAACGCGATATTCGGCGGCCGCAGAGCCTCGAAACCCACGACGAAATCGGCGATTTTTTGATTAAAATCAAGAAACAGGGCGCCTTGCACTCGCTGGTTTACGCCAGCCACCCGTTTGATGTGGTTGGCTGGGATGGCTACAATTATCCGTATGCGTTCAACATCCAGAATTTTGAACCCATTACGGGTCGGGTGCATCAGCCGCCCCCAGTCCATCAGACCTTCCAGACCGATACGTTCGTGGTCTGTTCGTTCGTGCCGCGCCTGTTCGATTACCACCCCAAGGCGATTCCGGCGCCCTATAATCACTCGAACATCGACTCCGACGAGATGATCTATTACGTTGACGGCGATTTCATGAGCCGCAACGACATTGCGCCCGGTCACATTACACTGCATCCGGGCGGCATACCACACGGTCCGGCTCCCGGCGCCATGGAGCGCAGTATTGGCAAGAAAGAAACCGTTGAATATGCGGTCATGGTCGATACGTTCCGGCCGCTCATGATTACCGAGCAGGCCCTGGCCATTGACGATGGAACGTACTACAAATCGTGGCTGGAGTAA
- the hppD gene encoding 4-hydroxyphenylpyruvate dioxygenase, with translation MEALDLLEPQLTDDFLPLNGTDYLELYVGNARQAAHYFQTAFGFQPVAHAGLATGLRDRESYVVQQGKIRLVLTSPLHGDSAIGRHLDQHGDGVRVVALWVDNATKAFEETTSRGARAFMEPTREQDEHGYVVRSGIHTYGDTVHVFVERNDYSGPFLPGYEAWNPAYRPTDVGLKYVDHMVGNVGWNEMNKWMQFYQDVMGFQQLVSFDDKDISTEYTALMSKVMSNGNGRVKFPINEPAEGKKKSQIEEYLDFYGGPGVQHIAVATDNIVETVMALRDRGVEFLTVPDTYYDDLASRVGPIDEEIATLRPLGVLVDRDDEGYLLQIFTKPICPRPTLFFEIIQRKGARSFGKGNFKALFEAIEREQALRGTL, from the coding sequence ATGGAAGCCTTAGATCTTTTAGAACCTCAGTTAACCGACGATTTTCTGCCGCTCAACGGCACGGATTATCTGGAACTTTACGTCGGCAATGCCCGGCAGGCAGCGCATTATTTTCAGACGGCATTTGGCTTTCAGCCCGTTGCCCACGCCGGACTGGCCACGGGTCTACGCGACCGCGAATCCTACGTTGTGCAGCAGGGCAAAATCCGGCTGGTCCTGACCTCGCCCCTGCATGGCGACTCAGCAATTGGTCGGCACTTGGATCAGCACGGCGACGGCGTTCGGGTGGTGGCTCTGTGGGTCGACAACGCTACCAAAGCGTTTGAGGAAACCACCAGCCGGGGTGCCAGGGCGTTTATGGAGCCAACCCGCGAGCAGGATGAACATGGTTACGTGGTCCGGTCGGGCATTCATACCTACGGCGATACAGTGCATGTATTCGTTGAGCGGAACGACTATAGCGGCCCTTTCCTGCCCGGTTATGAAGCCTGGAATCCAGCCTATCGCCCGACTGATGTGGGCCTGAAGTACGTCGATCACATGGTGGGTAACGTGGGCTGGAATGAAATGAACAAATGGATGCAGTTCTATCAGGACGTCATGGGGTTTCAGCAGCTCGTTTCGTTCGATGATAAAGACATCTCGACCGAATACACGGCCCTGATGAGCAAGGTCATGAGCAACGGCAATGGTCGGGTCAAATTCCCGATCAATGAACCTGCCGAGGGAAAGAAAAAGTCGCAGATTGAGGAATACCTCGATTTTTACGGTGGACCGGGCGTTCAGCACATTGCTGTTGCTACCGACAACATCGTTGAAACAGTGATGGCGCTGCGCGACCGGGGTGTTGAGTTCCTGACCGTGCCCGACACCTATTACGACGATCTGGCCAGCCGCGTCGGCCCCATTGACGAAGAGATTGCGACGCTCCGGCCGCTGGGCGTGCTGGTCGACCGGGACGACGAAGGCTATCTGCTTCAGATTTTCACCAAGCCGATCTGTCCACGTCCAACGCTGTTTTTTGAAATCATTCAGCGCAAGGGCGCCCGCTCGTTCGGAAAAGGCAACTTCAAAGCGCTTTTCGAAGCCATCGAACGCGAACAGGCCTTACGGGGAACATTATGA
- the phhA gene encoding phenylalanine 4-monooxygenase produces MIQDYSKYTDDDQAVWKLLFERQMERLPGRASQAYMDGIIATGFPNVRIPDFERDLNPRLAPLTGWRVVAVPGLIGNREFFELMADRRFPATTWLRSRDQLDYLPEPDMFHDTFGHVPVLTNQAFCDFLAALSHIALRFVDHEEAIEMISRLYWYTVEFGLIREANGLRIYGGGILSSPGETIYSLESDVPKRIPYDVATLLQTPYIIDHFQEQYFVIDSYEQLYHSVPEIEATLEGLLVS; encoded by the coding sequence ATGATTCAGGATTATTCAAAATATACTGACGACGATCAGGCGGTCTGGAAACTCCTGTTCGAGCGGCAGATGGAGCGGTTACCCGGCCGGGCCAGTCAGGCGTATATGGACGGGATAATCGCGACGGGTTTTCCGAACGTGCGGATTCCGGACTTTGAACGGGATCTGAACCCGCGGCTGGCCCCGCTGACGGGCTGGCGCGTGGTAGCCGTGCCCGGACTGATTGGCAATCGCGAGTTCTTTGAACTCATGGCCGACCGCCGGTTTCCGGCAACGACCTGGCTACGCAGCCGCGATCAGCTCGATTACCTGCCCGAGCCCGATATGTTCCACGATACGTTCGGGCACGTGCCTGTGCTGACGAATCAGGCTTTCTGCGACTTTCTGGCGGCCCTGAGTCATATTGCTCTGCGGTTTGTCGATCACGAAGAAGCTATTGAGATGATTTCACGGCTCTACTGGTACACCGTCGAATTTGGGCTGATTCGGGAAGCCAATGGGCTGCGTATTTACGGCGGGGGCATCCTTTCATCGCCGGGTGAGACGATTTACAGCCTGGAAAGCGACGTCCCTAAACGAATACCGTATGACGTAGCTACGCTGCTTCAAACGCCCTATATCATTGATCATTTTCAGGAGCAGTATTTCGTGATCGATTCCTACGAGCAGTTGTACCACTCCGTGCCGGAGATCGAAGCGACGCTGGAGGGATTACTGGTTAGTTAA
- a CDS encoding MarR family winged helix-turn-helix transcriptional regulator has protein sequence MTHPSDNRAYFFKIDTTIKKIRNALQKQFNDAAFGLTVDQWVVIDHLFRNPGISQNTLSELTTKDAPTVTRIIDLLCQKGLTERRMADTDRRKFLVYLTEAGEAKHGEVLPVVSAMRRKGWGSLSDEDYHHLVRIMDSIYQNVSE, from the coding sequence ATGACCCATCCTTCTGATAACCGGGCTTATTTCTTCAAGATTGATACCACCATCAAGAAAATTCGTAATGCGCTGCAGAAGCAGTTCAACGATGCAGCCTTTGGTCTGACGGTCGATCAGTGGGTGGTTATCGATCACCTGTTTCGCAATCCGGGCATCAGTCAGAATACCCTCTCGGAACTGACGACCAAGGATGCACCTACGGTTACCCGCATTATTGACCTGCTCTGCCAGAAGGGTCTGACCGAACGGCGCATGGCCGACACCGACCGCCGAAAGTTTCTGGTGTATCTGACCGAAGCCGGCGAAGCAAAGCACGGCGAGGTGCTGCCGGTTGTATCGGCCATGCGCCGGAAGGGCTGGGGTAGTTTAAGCGATGAAGATTATCACCACCTCGTCCGGATTATGGATTCGATTTATCAGAATGTAAGCGAATGA